One part of the Capricornis sumatraensis isolate serow.1 chromosome 13, serow.2, whole genome shotgun sequence genome encodes these proteins:
- the ALDH8A1 gene encoding 2-aminomuconic semialdehyde dehydrogenase isoform X2, producing MAGRGGLLMLENFIGGKFLPCSSYLDSYDPSTGEVYCRVPNSGKEEVEAAVEAARAAFPGWSSRSPQERSQVLQRLADLLEQSLEELAQAESKDQGKTITLARTMDIPRAVQNFQFFASSILHHTSECTQMDHLGCLHYTVRAPVGIAALISPWNLPLYLLTWKIAPAIAAGNTVIAKPSELTSVTAWMMCRLLEKAGVPPGVVNIVFGTGPRVGEALVSHPEVPLISFTGSQPTAERITQLSAPHCKKLSLELGGKNPAIVFEDANLAECIPTTVRSSFANQVRSYIEKARMEGAQILCGEGVDKLNLPPRNQAGYFMLPTVITDVKDESCCMKEEIFGPVTCVVPFDSEEEVIQRANNVKYGLAATVWSGNVGRIHRVAKKLQSGLVWTNCWLIRELNLPFGGMKSSGVGREGAKDSYEFFTEVKTITVKH from the exons ATGGCTGGAAGAGGGGGTCTTCTGATGCTGGAAAACTTTATAGGTGGAAAATTTTTACCTTGTAGCTCATACCTAGATTCCTATGATCCCTCCACAGGGGAAGTGTACTGCCGTGTGCCAAACAGTGGGAAAGAAGAG GTCGAAGCCGCGGTGGAGGCTGCCAGAGCAGCTTTTCCAGGCTGGTCCTCCCGGAGCCCCCAGGAGCGCTCACAGGTGCTACAGCGGTTGGCGGACTTGCTGGAACAGTCCCTGGAGGAGCTGGCCCAGGCTGAGTCCAAGGACCAAG GGAAAACCATAACCCTGGCGAGAACCATGGACATTCCCCGGGCTGTGCAGAACTTCCAGTTCTTCGCCTCCTCCATCCTGCACCACACATCTGAATGCACACAGATGGACCACTTGGGCTGTCTGCACTACACAGTGCGGGCCCCTGTGGGCATCG CTGCTCTGATCAGTCCCTGGAATCTACCCCTCTATCTGCTGACCTGGAAGATCGCTCCAGCAATCGCTGCTGGCAACACAGTGATAGCTAAGCCCAGCGAGCTGACTTCCGTGACCGCGTGGATGATGTGCAGACTCCTGGAGAAAGCAG GTGTTCCCCCAGGTGTGGTAAACATTGTGTTTGGAACGGGGCCCAGGGTAGGCGAGGCCCTAGTGTCCCACCCAGAGGTGCCCCTCATCTCCTTCACTGGGAGCCAGCCCACCGCCGAGCGCATCACACAGCTGAGTGCCCCCCACTGCAAGAAGCTCTCGCTGGAGCTGGGGGGCAAGAATCCTGCCATCGTCTTTGAAGATGCCAACCTGGCCGAGTGCATTCCGACAACTGTCAGATCCAGCTTTGCCAACCAg GTCAGAAGTTACATCGAGAAAGCTCGCATGGAAGGGGCCCAAATTCTGTGTGGTGAGGGAGTGGATAAGTTGAACCTTCCCCCCAGGAATCAGGCAGGGTACTTCATGCTTCCCACGGTGATAACAGATGTTAAGGATGAGTCCTGCTGCATGAAGGAAGAGATATTTGGTCCAGTGACGTGTGTCGTCCCCTTTGATAGTGAAGAGGAagtgattcaaagagccaacaaTGTTAAATATGGACTGGCTGCTACCGTGTGGTCAGGCAACGTGGGGCGTATCCACCGGGTGGCCAAGAAGTTACAGTCAGGCTTGGTCTGGACCAACTGCTGGCTCATTAGAGAGCTGAACCTACCTTTCGGGGGGATGAAGAGTTCTGGGGTGGGCAGAGAAGGAGCCAAAGACTCTTATGAATTCTTCACTGAAGTCAAAACCATCACTGTTAAACACTGA
- the ALDH8A1 gene encoding 2-aminomuconic semialdehyde dehydrogenase isoform X1 produces the protein MAGRGGLLMLENFIGGKFLPCSSYLDSYDPSTGEVYCRVPNSGKEEVEAAVEAARAAFPGWSSRSPQERSQVLQRLADLLEQSLEELAQAESKDQGKTITLARTMDIPRAVQNFQFFASSILHHTSECTQMDHLGCLHYTVRAPVGIAALISPWNLPLYLLTWKIAPAIAAGNTVIAKPSELTSVTAWMMCRLLEKAGVPPGVVNIVFGTGPRVGEALVSHPEVPLISFTGSQPTAERITQLSAPHCKKLSLELGGKNPAIVFEDANLAECIPTTVRSSFANQGEICLCTSRIFVQKSIYSEFLKRFVEATRMWKVGIPSDPSADMGALISKAHLEKVRSYIEKARMEGAQILCGEGVDKLNLPPRNQAGYFMLPTVITDVKDESCCMKEEIFGPVTCVVPFDSEEEVIQRANNVKYGLAATVWSGNVGRIHRVAKKLQSGLVWTNCWLIRELNLPFGGMKSSGVGREGAKDSYEFFTEVKTITVKH, from the exons ATGGCTGGAAGAGGGGGTCTTCTGATGCTGGAAAACTTTATAGGTGGAAAATTTTTACCTTGTAGCTCATACCTAGATTCCTATGATCCCTCCACAGGGGAAGTGTACTGCCGTGTGCCAAACAGTGGGAAAGAAGAG GTCGAAGCCGCGGTGGAGGCTGCCAGAGCAGCTTTTCCAGGCTGGTCCTCCCGGAGCCCCCAGGAGCGCTCACAGGTGCTACAGCGGTTGGCGGACTTGCTGGAACAGTCCCTGGAGGAGCTGGCCCAGGCTGAGTCCAAGGACCAAG GGAAAACCATAACCCTGGCGAGAACCATGGACATTCCCCGGGCTGTGCAGAACTTCCAGTTCTTCGCCTCCTCCATCCTGCACCACACATCTGAATGCACACAGATGGACCACTTGGGCTGTCTGCACTACACAGTGCGGGCCCCTGTGGGCATCG CTGCTCTGATCAGTCCCTGGAATCTACCCCTCTATCTGCTGACCTGGAAGATCGCTCCAGCAATCGCTGCTGGCAACACAGTGATAGCTAAGCCCAGCGAGCTGACTTCCGTGACCGCGTGGATGATGTGCAGACTCCTGGAGAAAGCAG GTGTTCCCCCAGGTGTGGTAAACATTGTGTTTGGAACGGGGCCCAGGGTAGGCGAGGCCCTAGTGTCCCACCCAGAGGTGCCCCTCATCTCCTTCACTGGGAGCCAGCCCACCGCCGAGCGCATCACACAGCTGAGTGCCCCCCACTGCAAGAAGCTCTCGCTGGAGCTGGGGGGCAAGAATCCTGCCATCGTCTTTGAAGATGCCAACCTGGCCGAGTGCATTCCGACAACTGTCAGATCCAGCTTTGCCAACCAg GGTGAAATCTGCCTGTGTACCAGCAGGATCTTTGTCCAGAAGAGCATCTATAGTGAATTTTTAAAGAGGTTTGTAGAGGCGACCAGAATGTGGAAAGTTGGTATTCCTTCTGACCCATCGGCTGACATGGGCGCCCTGATCAGTAAAGCTCATCTGGAGAAA GTCAGAAGTTACATCGAGAAAGCTCGCATGGAAGGGGCCCAAATTCTGTGTGGTGAGGGAGTGGATAAGTTGAACCTTCCCCCCAGGAATCAGGCAGGGTACTTCATGCTTCCCACGGTGATAACAGATGTTAAGGATGAGTCCTGCTGCATGAAGGAAGAGATATTTGGTCCAGTGACGTGTGTCGTCCCCTTTGATAGTGAAGAGGAagtgattcaaagagccaacaaTGTTAAATATGGACTGGCTGCTACCGTGTGGTCAGGCAACGTGGGGCGTATCCACCGGGTGGCCAAGAAGTTACAGTCAGGCTTGGTCTGGACCAACTGCTGGCTCATTAGAGAGCTGAACCTACCTTTCGGGGGGATGAAGAGTTCTGGGGTGGGCAGAGAAGGAGCCAAAGACTCTTATGAATTCTTCACTGAAGTCAAAACCATCACTGTTAAACACTGA
- the ALDH8A1 gene encoding 2-aminomuconic semialdehyde dehydrogenase isoform X3 yields the protein MAGRGGLLMLENFIGGKFLPCSSYLDSYDPSTGEVYCRVPNSGKEEVEAAVEAARAAFPGWSSRSPQERSQVLQRLADLLEQSLEELAQAESKDQGKTITLARTMDIPRAVQNFQFFASSILHHTSECTQMDHLGCLHYTVRAPVGIGVPPGVVNIVFGTGPRVGEALVSHPEVPLISFTGSQPTAERITQLSAPHCKKLSLELGGKNPAIVFEDANLAECIPTTVRSSFANQGEICLCTSRIFVQKSIYSEFLKRFVEATRMWKVGIPSDPSADMGALISKAHLEKVRSYIEKARMEGAQILCGEGVDKLNLPPRNQAGYFMLPTVITDVKDESCCMKEEIFGPVTCVVPFDSEEEVIQRANNVKYGLAATVWSGNVGRIHRVAKKLQSGLVWTNCWLIRELNLPFGGMKSSGVGREGAKDSYEFFTEVKTITVKH from the exons ATGGCTGGAAGAGGGGGTCTTCTGATGCTGGAAAACTTTATAGGTGGAAAATTTTTACCTTGTAGCTCATACCTAGATTCCTATGATCCCTCCACAGGGGAAGTGTACTGCCGTGTGCCAAACAGTGGGAAAGAAGAG GTCGAAGCCGCGGTGGAGGCTGCCAGAGCAGCTTTTCCAGGCTGGTCCTCCCGGAGCCCCCAGGAGCGCTCACAGGTGCTACAGCGGTTGGCGGACTTGCTGGAACAGTCCCTGGAGGAGCTGGCCCAGGCTGAGTCCAAGGACCAAG GGAAAACCATAACCCTGGCGAGAACCATGGACATTCCCCGGGCTGTGCAGAACTTCCAGTTCTTCGCCTCCTCCATCCTGCACCACACATCTGAATGCACACAGATGGACCACTTGGGCTGTCTGCACTACACAGTGCGGGCCCCTGTGGGCATCG GTGTTCCCCCAGGTGTGGTAAACATTGTGTTTGGAACGGGGCCCAGGGTAGGCGAGGCCCTAGTGTCCCACCCAGAGGTGCCCCTCATCTCCTTCACTGGGAGCCAGCCCACCGCCGAGCGCATCACACAGCTGAGTGCCCCCCACTGCAAGAAGCTCTCGCTGGAGCTGGGGGGCAAGAATCCTGCCATCGTCTTTGAAGATGCCAACCTGGCCGAGTGCATTCCGACAACTGTCAGATCCAGCTTTGCCAACCAg GGTGAAATCTGCCTGTGTACCAGCAGGATCTTTGTCCAGAAGAGCATCTATAGTGAATTTTTAAAGAGGTTTGTAGAGGCGACCAGAATGTGGAAAGTTGGTATTCCTTCTGACCCATCGGCTGACATGGGCGCCCTGATCAGTAAAGCTCATCTGGAGAAA GTCAGAAGTTACATCGAGAAAGCTCGCATGGAAGGGGCCCAAATTCTGTGTGGTGAGGGAGTGGATAAGTTGAACCTTCCCCCCAGGAATCAGGCAGGGTACTTCATGCTTCCCACGGTGATAACAGATGTTAAGGATGAGTCCTGCTGCATGAAGGAAGAGATATTTGGTCCAGTGACGTGTGTCGTCCCCTTTGATAGTGAAGAGGAagtgattcaaagagccaacaaTGTTAAATATGGACTGGCTGCTACCGTGTGGTCAGGCAACGTGGGGCGTATCCACCGGGTGGCCAAGAAGTTACAGTCAGGCTTGGTCTGGACCAACTGCTGGCTCATTAGAGAGCTGAACCTACCTTTCGGGGGGATGAAGAGTTCTGGGGTGGGCAGAGAAGGAGCCAAAGACTCTTATGAATTCTTCACTGAAGTCAAAACCATCACTGTTAAACACTGA